From the genome of Elusimicrobiota bacterium:
TGTTCATTTCGGCAACAAGAATCTTTTTCGCTTTCCTTGCTATTTCTGTAATAATTTTCTCAGGAAATGGCCATAGTGTTATCGGTCTGACAAATCCAATTTTGTTATTTGCTTGTCTTAATTTTTTTATCACCGATTTACAGATTCTTGCAACAATTCCAAAAGCAACAATAACTATTTCGGCATCGTCAATAAAATCAACTTCACAGCGGACTTCTTTTTTTTTAATTTCATCATATTTTTCATTCAGATGCCAGTTATGCTTTTCAAGTTCACCCTCTTCCATAATCAACGAGCGAATAAATCTCGGTTCCCGTCCTGCACAGCCATCTAGTTTCCAATTTTTCTCGTGAACTCGTGAACTCGTGAACTCGTGAACAGTCGTTATCGGCTCTATCATCTGTCCTACAACACCATCAGATAGTATCATAACAGGATTCCTGTATTTATCTGCTAAATCAAACGCAAGATATGAAAAATCATATAGTTCCTTTACTGAATACGGTGCTAAAATAATCATTCGGTAATCTCCGTGCCCACCACCTTTTGTTGCCTGAAAATAATCTGCCTGACTTCCTGCTATATTTCCCAAACCAGGTCCACCTCGCTGAATATTGACAATCAGACAAGGTAATTCACAAGCACAAAGATACGAGATGCCTTCTTGTTTCAGCGAAATCCCAGGTGAAGATGACGTTGTCATTGTTCGTTTTCCACAAACTGCTGCGCCAAAAACCATATTGATTGCTGAAAGCTCACTTTCTGATTGGATAAAAACCCGACCAAGTTCCACCATCCTTTTTGACATATAGGCAGGCACTTCATTTTGTGGTGTTATTGGATAACCAAAATATGCATCTACACCTGCAGCAATTGCACCTTCACAAAGTGCAATATTCCCTTTCATCAAAATTTTATCGTTGTTCATTTGTAAACCTCAATTGCTACATCGGGACACATTAGAAAACAAAACCCACAGGAATTGCATTTTTCATTATTGATAAATTCAACAGGTTTATAGCCAAGTTTGTTTATCTTTTCAGAAATTTTAAGACATTCACTTGGGCAAACTGAAATACACAAATAACAGCCTTTGCATTTCTCAAG
Proteins encoded in this window:
- a CDS encoding 4Fe-4S binding protein, whose product is MEKVKINLEKCKGCYLCISVCPSECLKISEKINKLGYKPVEFINNEKCNSCGFCFLMCPDVAIEVYK
- a CDS encoding 3-methyl-2-oxobutanoate dehydrogenase subunit VorB, translating into MNNDKILMKGNIALCEGAIAAGVDAYFGYPITPQNEVPAYMSKRMVELGRVFIQSESELSAINMVFGAAVCGKRTMTTSSSPGISLKQEGISYLCACELPCLIVNIQRGGPGLGNIAGSQADYFQATKGGGHGDYRMIILAPYSVKELYDFSYLAFDLADKYRNPVMILSDGVVGQMIEPITTVHEFTSSRVHEKNWKLDGCAGREPRFIRSLIMEEGELEKHNWHLNEKYDEIKKKEVRCEVDFIDDAEIVIVAFGIVARICKSVIKKLRQANNKIGFVRPITLWPFPEKIITEIARKAKKILVAEMNMGQMVEDVKLAVNGICPVEFIGRPGGGVFDEEGIIGKIKKIQI